The Nitrospirota bacterium DNA segment CGGAAAGGAGGTGGTCCCTAGACGGAAGCAAGAGGTTCCTGAAGGTATCAGTCTTCGATCTTTTTAAGCAGGAGGGACACGCTATGCAGGTTTCACGACGGCAATTCTTGAAAGTCTCAGCGGGGACGGTCGCCGCGGTGGCCCTGGCCGACAAGGTCCTGGCCTTGACGGCCCTGCAGCCGGTCATCGAGGTCGGCAACCCCCTGGGCGACTATCCCGATCGGTCCTGGGAGCGGGTCTACCACGACCAGTACCGCTATGACT contains these protein-coding regions:
- a CDS encoding twin-arginine translocation signal domain-containing protein — translated: MQVSRRQFLKVSAGTVAAVALADKVLALTALQPVIEVGNPLGDYPDRSWERVYHDQYRYD